The genomic interval AGGGCCTCTGCTACGTTATGCCGCTGCCCGAGCGCGGGGTGGCCGGGGGAAGAATCGTCGGGCCGGACGGGGACGTCACCGGCGGGGGGCTGGTGACCCGCGTGATCCGGGTGCAGCACATCAGCGCCATCGAACTGCGGAAGATCCTGGAGCCCATGGTGCGCGGCGGGAAAAGCGGGGCGCTGGTGGCCTTCGGTCCGTCCAACCACCTGCTTGTGACCGACACGGCCGAGAGCGTGAAGCAGCTCGAGCGGATCGTGTCCGAGCTGGACAAGCCGGGCGCCGGGCAGGCGGCCGAGTTCGTCGCGCTGCAGCACGCCTCCGCGGAGGAGGTGGCCGCGCAGCTCCTGTCCGCGATGCGCGGCCTGCAGACGGCCGGGCAGAGCTTGAGCCGCCACGTCCAGCAGGTGGCCGAGGGCGGCGCCTCCGTGCCCACCGACGTGGCCGTCGTTCCCGCCGTCTCCGCCAACGGCCTGGTCCTGGTCGGCGCGCCCGTGCAGGTCGCCGAACTGAAGCGGATCGTGCAGATGATGGACGTCGAGCCCGCGGCCGGGCAGGGCCGGCTGCACGCCGTGTTCCTGAAATACCTTTCCGCGGACGAGGCGGGCAAGAGCCTCAACGCGCTGCTGGCCAAGACGGCGGAAAAGGACCAGCGCCAGCGTATTGCCATCGAACCCAACATCTCCAACAACGCCCTGATCATCGAGGCGTCCGCCCAGGATTTCGAACTGGTCCGCGCCCTGCTGGCCCAGCTCGACCAGATGCCGCAGCAGGTGCTGGTGGAGGTGCTTATTGCCGAGGTCGCCGTCGGCAACGACCTGGATTTCGGCGTCGAGTGGGCCACCATCGACGTGCCGAAGTCCGGCCGCACGACGGCCATCGGCCGTTCCCGGCCCGGGGAGACCGACGAGATCATGGACCTGGTGACCGAGCAGGTCTTTCCGCAGGGGATGGCCATCGGCGTGGCGCGGGGAACCTACACGGACGCGGACGGCAACATCGTGCCCCGCATCCCGTTTCTCATGCGGGCGTTGGCCCAGAGCCGTGACGTGAAGATCCTGTCCAATATCCCCCTCTGGGCCCAGAACAACACCGAGGCCAGCCTGTCCGTCGTGGACAATATCCCGGTGCTGAAATCCACCATCGAAGGCGGCTCCGGCACCGCGCGCGACGTGATCCAGAACATCGACCGCATGGACGTCGGCATCAAGCTCAAGCTCACGCCGCACGTGAACCCGGAGCAGGAAGTGCTGATGCAATTGAATCCCAGCATCGAGGCGATCACCGACGAGGGCCCGGAGGATATGTTCGCGCCCACCATTGCCAAGCGGGAGGTGTCCACCACCGTGACGGTGCCGGACAAGGCCACGGTCATCATCAGCGGCCTGATCCGCGAGGACGAGGTCCGGTATGTCGGCAAGGTGCCGATCCTGGGCGACATCCCCCTGCTGGGCCTGCTCTTCCGCAGCCAGTCCACCCGCAAGCAACGGACTAACCTGCTGATCTTCGTCACGCCGCACATCGTCACCGATATACGCGAGGCGGCCGACCTGAAAAAGTCGCTGGAGCGGCAGGCGCAGTTGTCGGGCGTCCGGACCAACCTGGACGCGAAGCCGGTCCGGAGGAAGTGAGCCATGCGCCTGGACGAGGTGCTCGTTCGCCGGGGGAAAGTCACGCCGGAGCAGGTGGAGGAGGCGCGGGCCCGGGGCGCGGGCAAGGCCTCGGAGGCGGAATGGGGGCCGGTCCTCGTCGAGATGGGCGTCCTGACCGAGTGCGAATGGCTGGAGGCGCTGGGTGAGTTGTACGGCTGCGACGTCCTCCGGGAGCCCGCTGACAACCTGCTGGATCCCGCCCTGGTGTCCCAGTTGCCCGTCGAGTGGGCGCGCGCGCACGCCATGCTGCCGGTCCGCCAGGGTCCGCGCCTGTGCGTGCTGACGAGCGATCCGTCCGATCTCGCGGCGCTGGAGGACCTGGCGCTCATCCTGGGCGAGGAGGCGGCGCCGCTGCTGGCGCCCCGCCGGGAGATCCTGGCGGCCATCGAGCACTGCTACGTCCGCAAGACCGAGACGCCCGGCGACCTGCTGCGCGGCCTGCAGCCGGCGGCCCCGGGCGAAATGCCGGAACGCGCGGCGGATGACCTGCTGCGGACGGCCGAGCAGGCCCCGGTGACCCAGCTGATCAACCTGATCCTGCTCCAGGCGCTCAAGGCCCGGGCCTCGGACGTGCACCTGGAGCCCTACGCGAACAGCCTGCGCCTGCGCTACCGGATCGACGGCCTCCTGTACGAGCAGTCGTCCCCGCCCAAGCACCTCGAGGCCCCGCTCGTTTCCCGTCTGAAGGTCATGGCCCGGCTGGATATCGCCGAGAAGCGGCTCCCCCAGGACGGCACGGCGCGCGTGCGGGTGGGCGAGCAGGAAGTGGATATCCGCGTTTCCACGATCCCCGTCGCGGAGGGGGAGCGGGTCGTGCTCCGCCTGCTGAACCGCGAGTCCACCCTCATGCCGCTTTCGGACCTCGGCATGCCGGCGCCGCTGCTGGCCCGCTTCCGCGAGCTGGTGGCCCAGCCGAACGGCGTCATCCTGGTCACCGGCCCCACGGGCAGCGGCAAGACCACGACGCTCTACGCCGCGCTCCAGGAGCTGGACAAGGCGCACGCCAACATTCTCACCATCGAGGACCCGATCGAGTACCAGCTGCCGCACATCGGCCAGATGCAGGTGAAGCCGAAGATTGGGCTGACCTTCGCCTCGGGCCTGCGCCATATCCTGCGCCAGGATCCGGACGTCATTCTCGTGGGCGAAATCCGCGACGTGGAGACGGCGGAAATCGCCGTGCGCGCGTCGCTGACGGGCCACCTCGTCTTCAGCACCCTGCACACCAACGACGCGGTCAGCGCGGTCCTCCGCATGGCGGACATGGGCGTGGAATCCTATCTTCTGGCCGCGGCGCTGCGCGCGGCCATGGCGCAACGGCTCGTTCGCCGGCTGTGCCCCGAGTGCCGCCGCCCGGGAGAACTCCCGGTGGAGGAGGCGGAATCCCTGGGCCCCGCGGGGCGCGGGCTGGCGGGAACTCGCGTCTGGCAGCCGGCGGGCTGCCCCCGGTGCCGCGGGGGGTACCTGGGCCGGCTCGGCCTGTTCGAGCTCATGCTGGTGGACGACGAGGTCCGGGAGGCCGTGCGCGCCAACCGGCCCCTCGCCGAGATCCAGCGCCTGGCCGTCCGGCAGGGCATGCGCACGCTGCAGGACGATGCCGTGGAGAAAATCCGGCGGGGCGAGACCAGCGTGGCCGAAGTGCTGCGGGCGGTCGGCCGGATGGACGTCCGCGGGGCGGCCGGATGAAAACCTTCGCGTACCAGGGATTCAACCATGCCGGGCGGCCCGGCGCGGGATTGATCGAGGCCCTGGACGCCAAGGATGCCCGGGAAAAACTCTTCACGCGCGGCATTCTGGTCGAGACCCTTCAGCCGGCAGCCCAGGAGCGAGCCGGCCGATTCCGTCGCGCGGACTCGTCCTTCGACGTCCCCGCCCGCGCGATGCTCTACCGCGAACTGGCCGCGCTGTTGAAGGCCGGGCTGCCGCTGACCCAGTCGCTCGAGGTCATCCTCGCCGCTCCCGAGTCCGGCCGCCACCAGGCCCGGCTCGCCGACCTGCGCGACCGGATCCGCGAGGGCTCTTCCTTCGCCGACGCCCTGGGCTCGAATCGGTCGGTCTCGCCGTTCGAAAAGGCCGTGATCCAGGTCGGCGAGCGGACGGGCCGGCTGGACGAGGTGCTCGACCGCATGGCGCGCTTTCTCGAGGAGCAGGGGCGGGTGCGCGAACGGGTGCAGACCGCGCTGCTGTACCCGGTGATCGTGCTGATCCTGGCCGTGATCATTGCCGTTGTCACCCTGGGGATCATGCTGCCCCGTGTGGCAAAGCTGCTGGAGGAGGCCCGCATGGAACTGCCCGCCATCACGCGGGCGACGCTGGCGCTCGGGCGCTGGGGCGCGCCGGTCCTGCTCGCGGCGGTCCTCGGGGCGGGCGTGACCGGGATCGTCCTCGCGCGGCGCCTGCGCACCGCGCCGGAGTCCCGCCGGCAGTGGAACCGGCGCTTTTTCAGGTGGCCGCTGGCGGGCCGCGCGTACGGGGCGCTGGTCAACCTGCGTTTTGCCCGGACGCTGGCCCTCCTCCTGGACGGGGGCGTCCCGCTGGTCGAGGCCGTCCCGCTGGCGGGGAAGGCCACGGGCAGTTCGTGGACCGGCTTCCTGGCCGGGGAGCAGGCCGAGGCCATGCGCCACGGGCGGAACCTCGCCGACGCCCTGCGCCAGATCCCGCCGCTGGCGGGTTCCCTGCCGGTCTGGATCCAGGCGGGCGAGGCGGGCGGCAAGCTGTCCGACCTGCTGGAGCACGCGGCGGACCGTTACCAGCAGCAGTGGGACCGGATCATCGCCCGGAGCCTGGGATTGTTGGAGCCGCTCCTGATCGTCCTGGTGGGCGGTTTCGTGCTGCTCGTGGCGCTCGCCACGCTCCTGCCGATCATGTCGCTCAACCAGACACTGCAATAGGAGGTTCCCATGGGCTCCCCGCGTTTCCTCAACGGTCTGCTTTCGGCGGGACTGCTGGGCACGCTGGTCTTCGGCGGACTGCTCATCGCCGGCCTCGTCGAACTCTGGCGTGGCGATCCGGGGTACAACTGGACCCACCGCGACATGCGGATGACGCTTCCGGAAAGCCGCGACTGGCTGGAAGTCTATGTCGGGGGCGAATTGCTCCAGGCGCACCTGGAGCGCAAGAGTCTGGCCACGGCCGGCCCCGACGGGACCTCCTACCCGGTGCTGGAGCGCGATATACGCGTTCGCCGGAATAACTGGCTGGAACGGAAAACCGAGCTAGCCCTGCGGGCGATACCGGAAGCGTTCCTCTGTGGCCTTTCCCTGGCCTGCCTGGCCATGGGCGTGTTCCGCCGCCGCCGAGGGGAAACGCCATGCGCTTCCTGAAAGGCGGCGCGCTGGTTCTCGCCGCAAGCCTCGCCGGAGGCTGCGCCGGGATCCGGACCGGCTACTTCAGCGAGCCGTACACCGGCGACCCGCCGCGGCGTCCCGGGCCGCGCACTGCGTACGAACGATCGCGCCGGAACGAGATTCCCCTGCCCGGGCTCAAGCTGAAGGTAGACC from Kiritimatiellia bacterium carries:
- the tadA gene encoding Flp pilus assembly complex ATPase component TadA is translated as MRLDEVLVRRGKVTPEQVEEARARGAGKASEAEWGPVLVEMGVLTECEWLEALGELYGCDVLREPADNLLDPALVSQLPVEWARAHAMLPVRQGPRLCVLTSDPSDLAALEDLALILGEEAAPLLAPRREILAAIEHCYVRKTETPGDLLRGLQPAAPGEMPERAADDLLRTAEQAPVTQLINLILLQALKARASDVHLEPYANSLRLRYRIDGLLYEQSSPPKHLEAPLVSRLKVMARLDIAEKRLPQDGTARVRVGEQEVDIRVSTIPVAEGERVVLRLLNRESTLMPLSDLGMPAPLLARFRELVAQPNGVILVTGPTGSGKTTTLYAALQELDKAHANILTIEDPIEYQLPHIGQMQVKPKIGLTFASGLRHILRQDPDVILVGEIRDVETAEIAVRASLTGHLVFSTLHTNDAVSAVLRMADMGVESYLLAAALRAAMAQRLVRRLCPECRRPGELPVEEAESLGPAGRGLAGTRVWQPAGCPRCRGGYLGRLGLFELMLVDDEVREAVRANRPLAEIQRLAVRQGMRTLQDDAVEKIRRGETSVAEVLRAVGRMDVRGAAG
- a CDS encoding type II secretion system F family protein produces the protein MKTFAYQGFNHAGRPGAGLIEALDAKDAREKLFTRGILVETLQPAAQERAGRFRRADSSFDVPARAMLYRELAALLKAGLPLTQSLEVILAAPESGRHQARLADLRDRIREGSSFADALGSNRSVSPFEKAVIQVGERTGRLDEVLDRMARFLEEQGRVRERVQTALLYPVIVLILAVIIAVVTLGIMLPRVAKLLEEARMELPAITRATLALGRWGAPVLLAAVLGAGVTGIVLARRLRTAPESRRQWNRRFFRWPLAGRAYGALVNLRFARTLALLLDGGVPLVEAVPLAGKATGSSWTGFLAGEQAEAMRHGRNLADALRQIPPLAGSLPVWIQAGEAGGKLSDLLEHAADRYQQQWDRIIARSLGLLEPLLIVLVGGFVLLVALATLLPIMSLNQTLQ